Proteins from one Penicillium digitatum chromosome 2, complete sequence genomic window:
- a CDS encoding Dihydroxy-acid dehydratase, putative has product MVEQNPHKDYDLTTPITSTCGLRQGLTSYGDAHFSLFLRKVFIKALGYSEDALSRPIVGIINTFSGFNPCHANVPQLVEAAKRGVQLNGGLAIEFPTISVAESFSHPTSMFLRNLMSMDTEEMIRAQPLDACIMIGGCDKTVPAQLMGGISANKPILPLITGPMMPGSHRGQRIGACTDCRNNWAAFRAGEIDIEEISAINEELAPTIGTCGVMGTASTMACVTAALGMMPLRGATAPAVSSARLRIAEETGANSVAIAKSKRKPQEVLTKESFWNAITVLQAIGGSTNAVVHLLAIANRHPELQGVITLDTIEEIGRNTPLLIDLKPSGDNYMNDFHNAGGMVALLQVLRPLLHLSAVTITGQTLGQVLDASQSKQLSFAQQIIRPMSDPLFPASSLAVLRGNLAPDGAVLKASASKYRHLLSHTGPAVVFENSADLAQRIDDPILGVTKDSVLVLKNIGPVGNPGMPEAGLIPIPKKLAEAGVKDMLRLSDGRMSGTAGGTIILHISPEAALPESPFGVVETGDLIICDIETRRLHLEVSEAVLQTRIKRRQSLIGESRARKQSRGYRGLYERSVNQAQEGADFDFLTARGASM; this is encoded by the exons ACATCATACGGAGATGCCCATTTCTCCCTCTTTCTTCGCAAGGTGTTTATCAAGGCACTTGGATATTCAGAAGACGCGCTTTCACGTCCAATCGTAGGTATCATCAACACTTTCTCGGGGTTCAATCCCTGCCATGCCAATGTGCCCCAGCTTGTTGAGGCGGCCAAGCGCGGCGTGCAACTTAATGGAGGACTAGCGATAGAATTTCCGACCATCAGTGTTGCCGAGTCATTCTCGCATCCAACCAGCATGTTCCTGCGGAATCTGATGAGCATGGACACGGAGGAGATGATCCGGGCTCAGCCGTTGGATGCTTGTATAATGATCGGGG GTTGTGATAAAACCGTTCCTGCTCAGTTGATGGGTGGCATCTCTGCTAACAAGCCAATCCTCCCACTGATCACCGGTCCAATGATGCCAGGAAGCCACCGCGGTCAGCGCATTGGAGCCTGCACTGATTGCCGAAACAACTGGGCGGCTTTTCGAGCGGGCGAAATTGACATCGAGGAAATCTCGGCCATCAACGAAGAGCTTGCTCCAACG ATAGGGACATGCGGTGTCATGGGCACCGCTAGTACAATGGCTTGTGTGACTGCTGCGTTAGGAATGATGCCGCTTCGGGGCGCAACTGCACCGGCGGTATCATCCGCAAGACTACGAATTGCTGAGGAGACTGGCGCAAATTCAGTTGCAATTGCAAAGTCTAAGAGAAAGCCACAAGAAGTGTTGACCAAGGAATCGTTCTGGAATGCCATCACAGTGCTTCAGGCTATCGGGGGTTCGACAAACGCCGTTGTTCACCTGCTCGCTATTGCAAACAGGCATCCAGAACTGCAGGGAGTCATCACTTTAGATACTATTGAGGAGATTGGCCGCAATACCCCACTGTTGATTGATCTCAAGCCGAGTGGAGATAACTATATGAATGATTTTCACAATGCAGGAGGCATGGTGGCGCTGTTGCAGGTGCTTCGCCCCTTGCTCCATCTATCTGCTGTGACAATTACTGGGCAAACTCTTGGCCAAGTCCTCGATGCGTCCCAGTCTAAGCAACTTTCCTTTGCGCAACAGATTATTCGGCCAATGTCGGATCCTTTGTTTCCCGCGTCATCCTTGGCTGTTCTGCGTGGCAATCTTGCCCCAGACGGAGCGGTTCTCAAAGCCTCAGCGTCAAAATATCGGCACTTACTCTCACACACCGGACCGGCTGTAGTATTTGAGAATTCGGCCGACCTTGCTCAGCGAATCGATGATCCAATCCTTGGTGTGACGAAGGATAGTGTGCTGGTCTTGAAAAACATTGGTCCGGTTGGCAATCCTGGTATGCCAGAGGCTGGTCTCATACCGATTCCAAAGAAGTTAGCAGAGGCAGGAGTTAAGGATATGCTACGGCTTTCCGATGGTCGAATGTCAGGGACCGCAGGCGGAACCATTATCCTGCATATCTCGCCTGAAGCTGCGCTGCCAGAGTCGCCATTTGGCGTGGTGGAGACCGGTGACTTGATTATCTGCGATATCGAGACTAGGAGATTGCATTTAGAAGTTTCCGAAGCAGTATTGCAGACTCGAATCAAACGTAGACAGAGTCTTATAGGAGAGTCACGGGCAAGAAAGCAGAGCAGAGGCTACCGCGGGTTGTATGAGCGATCGGTGAATCAGGCACAAGAGGGAGCAGACTTTGATTTTCTAACAGCACGAGGTGCCAGCATGTAG